The window ATTGGCCTACTAATATGTTTTGATTAGAATTAGGAAAATGTTGGTATTTTGTTAATTCTaactactttttttaagtttggcCACATGTCTCCTAGAGTATGACACATCTAGTTTCAAGGtaaccattaaattttagtcagtATTCGATGTTGAATGAGACACTGTTCTGTGCCGCTAGTTTGCAACcgaaattttgttatttaccTATAGAAACTTGTGTTGGTCGGTAAGTACTATATACTGCAATTTTCTttctactttatattttatgtttttgtgaGAATATAGTCTATGTCCTGTTCCAAACTGCATAACGAATATAacgttatttatacaaataacgTAAATTTTAAGGTGGCCAACTACTAATGCATGAAATTATCAATGTATCAGTTATTGGCCTAGATGGCCAATAACTGAAACATTAGATTTTGTAAGAATCTAGTGATTGACATATGTTAATAACTAGTGTTTTATATGTGGCCAAtaactaattattataaattgttttagaaagtatgccaaaacgatctaaaactgaaaacaattataaaaaaaagtattccgAAGACGATGTTAAAAAAGCGTTAGAGTTAATTAAAAATGAGTGAGCGAGAAGcctcaagaatttttaatattcccaGAGCCACTATAAGTTACCGGAAAAGTGAAAAATTTCATTACAAAATAACCCATGGACCAGATCCATTTCTTTCGAAGGATGAAGAGGAACAACTGAAACTCTGgatttttcattgtcaaaatCGAGGATATCCTGTTCGTGTTGACGACATTAAGGACTCCTTTAAGGGGTATTACCAAATGGTTTGACAACATAAAAtcttatctaaataaaaaaggaCTTTCAGACGTTCTTCAAGACCCAACAAGAATCTTCAATGGTGACGAGACATGTTTTTATCCatgtcccaaaaataaaaaggttttggcTATGAAGGGTTCCAGAAACGTCTATGAAATTGAACATAACCCAAAGGTTAACTTAACAGTTATATTCACATTTTCTGCAATAGGCAATATTTTACCTCCTATGATAATTTATCCCCATAAAAGATTGCCAAATGATATACTAAGTGCTGTGCCGAATTCGTGGGGTATTGGTTTAACTGAAAATGGTTGGATGGACAACAAAAACTTTTATgaatatattggaaatatattTAACCCTTATTTAGATCGAAATTATATTACACGTCCTGTGATACTTTTTGTTGATGGGCATAAAACCCATTTTACTGTACAGACAAGTCAACtttgtacatatttaaaaattattttagtagcGTTATATCCTAATGCCACGAGATTATTGCAACCAGCGGATGTGGCTGCATTTAAGCCTTTAAAAACTTTTTGGAACAAAGCTGTGCTTCAGTTTAGGAGAGACAACCCCCAAAAAGTGTTAACGAAAGTACAGTTTGCCCCTGTTTTAAAATCTGCTATAGATAGGTTAAATTCAGATGTTATCAGAAGTGGGTTTAGGGCATGCGGTATATTTCCTTGGAATTCTTCTGCTCTTGACTATTCAAAATATCTTGGGAAAGAATTTGAAACTGaagataatctggatgagcacAATGATTTACCAACAATTATTGATCGAAATACAACAATTTCTTATAAACAATTTTGTGAAATAGTTGGCAATGACAAAATTAAAGAGCTATGTCCAAATAATTGTAAAACTCAATCTGATGATTACCAAATATTGAAACAAACCTTTTCAGCATTTACCTTTGTTATCTATGTGTACTAAATATTACAGAGTGTAAAGAAGGCATTAGATGTCAAATGTATCTTAGAACATATCATGTAACTTGCATAACAAGATTCTATGGTGACACAGATCAAGTACCTATATGTTTGCGAATCttgccaaaataaaaaataaaagtttactttgACACGTGTTTTTTTTGTGTCCACACTCATCACAAAATCCTTGCTTACCCAAACACCTACCTATCTATCTATTTTAACTTACGAATTATTTGGTAAAATATCTCTTCAAAAATGATGGCCAATCACTAACACATATGGTGTCAATAACTGGAACAGGGTGGCCAATAACTGGTTCATTTGCACGTTTACAAAagaacacatataaaatattttcacacataaaatattaacgtaataaaattttgcaatatgtataaataataataaaaatccatggtgttaaaaatagttacaatagGCCACAGTGACAAAACATTTCATAGATATATCGACATGCTCTCCTTAAGAGGCCAATAACTGGTGCTCTTACCCTATATATTAAATTAAGCAAATTGACGCGTAAATATTCTTTGATGCCCAGAAACTAACTACTGACATAGCATTTGTGCGGGTTAACTTTATGTAGGCACACGTATAATAGATCTAAGCATTTTTGCGCACACATCGTTCGTGCCAATAAATTTGCTGAAGTCGTACTGACGCGTCTATGTCTATGGGTTGATGTATATTTTAACCAAGAAGCAATAACTTTAATTGGTAAAAACGCAAAGACATTTATAACTTACCGTATTTTATGAAGATATGTGGACGTCTTGACACTAGAAAAACCACCCTAAATTAATAATGTAATTAAAACGTTGCAGTAAAAGAACGTATGTCACGTGATAGTAACTTTTAGATTGGCGGGAAATATGAAATCATAGAGTGGAAAATATATCAATTTGATGGTCTTGAATTACAACGTCGCGACAGGATATTATAGAAAATATCTAActttcttttaaagttaaaaatggaGTAAAGTTATGGACATAGTAAGAActaatgaagattaaaaaataataataataataaataattcttCCTGGTAAATGTTTTTAGCTTTTTAATAGTACAAACTAAAAATGGACGATCGGGACAGGGACGGTCTTGACATACATATTAagagattaaaaatatttttgtgcaCCATTTACGAAACTATTCATATATTTTATCACTTAGTTAGATAAATAACGTTAGaagctttatttttgtaaatctttaaaccataaaactagcgagaagagtgtgtccctgttctcctaatatcgatgtaataatcttttattttgatagggcatttaggtaaataattataatgatgactgtcttagtccttttgtgtctggctgtatgacgataagtctaagccaaaaaaaaaaaaaaaaaaaaaaacatagaacTAAGAAATATCAGTTATTTGCCTAGAGGGacgtaaaaattacattaaaaattaCAGTAATCGCCCATATGTATAAGAAACGGAAAAgcaaaattttgatattttttaattacaatttaGTTAAATGAACTGATGGAACAACATGATATTTTTTTGTCATTAAATTACCTATGGCGAaactatttatttcaaaacatttCACTGTATTCTGGAAAATTTTCTTGTTCTAATAATCAGAGATTAATATGAAATAATAGAAGACCCAACGTATAATGTAGATACTTTTATGAAAGACAATGCGCGCTTTCTTTACCAGAAAAGACTAGGTCAAAAGATTATAGATGATCCAAATCAATCATTCCAGGAAATACATACTAATATAGTCAGAAGTATTCATGAAGCAGCGGAAGAAGCATTggataaaaaatgtaaacaacgtagCAAGAATGATTGAACacagaaagaaaagagaaaatatCAATACAGGTAATACCAGAAAAACAATGGATGCAATACTATAATAACTTATTATCAGAAGAAAGAGAAGAATATGAGACGGCGAACACATCTAAATAGGTATGAGAAGAAGAAGCGAGCGTGACTGAAAACATCTTAAAAAAGTcgtaatttcaaaaaaatatatcgGCGTTTTTATCAAGTATATCTATAAACATGGATATACTTAAATATATCCATAAATAATTAATTCCGTAATGGATGCCTATCAATTAAAAGTTACCCCGGTGTTGACGTATCGTCAGATCATAttcctgttattggtaaatttaggtttagatttaaaatggtaacaaaaaagaatagtaacaaaaaattcgatatgagaagactaaaagataaggaaaaaaGGAGACAGTGGCACAgattctttcagaaaagctaagtaacatggagcaaacataagatacagaagaatcactccagaatatatgtaaaacctttaacaagatcagagaagaacatctaatagaaaataaagagaagagaaaaagttggatgaatgacaatatagtgcaactcatggaagaaagaagaaaatcaaatcaaAGAATAAGAAAAggatgtacaaaaatattcagagacaaataagaactGAAATACGAAAAGCCAAAGAAATTGGTTGAAAACACAGTAtgaagagatagagttgttggaacaaaaacacgatacatttaatatgcataaaaacgTAAAacaacgactaacaaaaatattcaatgacatatatttaaacggagtaataccaagatcatggccaaagtcaacgtttattgctgtACCAAAGAagacaaaatccgtatcctgcaatgatttccggaccatcagcttaatgagtcacattttaaagttatttctaaaaatcatacatcaaaggatatatagactatgcgaagaaaaaatcagcccgacacagtttggttttcggaacgcagtgggtag is drawn from Diabrotica undecimpunctata isolate CICGRU chromosome 5, icDiaUnde3, whole genome shotgun sequence and contains these coding sequences:
- the LOC140442392 gene encoding uncharacterized protein; protein product: MKGSRNVYEIEHNPKVNLTVIFTFSAIGNILPPMIIYPHKRLPNDILSAVPNSWGIGLTENGWMDNKNFYEYIGNIFNPYLDRNYITRPVILFVDGHKTHFTVQTSQLCTYLKIILVALYPNATRLLQPADVAAFKPLKTFWNKAVLQFRRDNPQKVLTKVQFAPVLKSAIDRLNSDVIRSGFRACGIFPWNSSALDYSKYLGKEFETEDNLDEHNDLPTIIDRNTTISYKQFCEIVGNDKIKELCPNNCKTQSDDYQILKQTFSAFTFVIYVY